The following are encoded in a window of Cottoperca gobio chromosome 20, fCotGob3.1, whole genome shotgun sequence genomic DNA:
- the plcd1a gene encoding 1-phosphatidylinositol 4,5-bisphosphate phosphodiesterase delta-1a isoform X2: MESNGIAAKHGLEGDEDLQFLLVGGELVKIRSKSWKKNRFFKLQEDCKTLWHESHKTFRRNQTFSIDDIESVRRGRQSEGLNKHTDPSAEELCFSIIFVGRKKNLDLMAGNGDEAKQWVGGLDKLISNMRSLTRQQKSEHWILNCMRKADKNEDNKMTLKELKHFLRQVNVEVDDTYAAEIFKKCDKSNSGSLEGSEIKHFYDLLTHREEIDVIYGNYAQTEGQMSARDLLNFLLNEQREQVSMEDALKLIDKYEVDGAAKQNKCLSIDGFLMYLHQEEGSIFNPAHKQVYQDMHQPLNNYYISSSHNTYLMEDQLKGPSSTEAYIKALMKSCRCVELDCWDGANGEPVIYHGYTLTSKVLFRDVIKAINDFAFKTSDYPVILSLENHCSVDQQKLMAHHLVSILGEALVTKPLGNTMPTSFPSPEELRGKFLIKGKRLNKLDAALNNNSTIEEDTVSEEDEAADCKENGQKSKSKKSKIKLAKALSDIVVFCKSVHFNGFEHAKDNLAFYEMSSFKENKALNLADSSATAYMHHNTDKLSRIYPAGSRTDSSNYNPVPMWNVGCQIVALNFQTPSKEMHINQGRFLPNAACGYFLKPEFQRSLTSQFDPGTLSNGPWLKRKTFHVMVISAQQLPKINKDKHNSIVDPLVRVEIYGVPADNASKETHYIENNGFNPMWNERFEFHINVPELAMLRFVVEDYDSTSQNDLVGQYCLPITSVQSGYRHVPLLTKRGDVICSAGVFVHLMLVDDQ; the protein is encoded by the exons ATGGAGTCAAATGGCATAGCTGCGAAACATG GACTGGAGGGAGATGAAGATCTACAGTTCCTGCTGGTCGGCGGGGAACTGGTCAAGATTCGCTCAAAGTCCTGGAAGAAGAACCGCTTCTTCAAACTGCAGGAGGACTGCAAGACTTTGTGGCATGAGTCCCACAAAACATTCAGGCGAAACCAGACTT TCTCCATCGATGACATTGAGTCAGTGCGCAGAGGCCGTCAGTCTGAGGGGCTCAACAAACACACCGACCCCAGTGCAGAAGAGCTGTGCTTCTCCATCATCTTCGTGGGCCGCAAGAAAAATCTCGACCTGATGGCGGGCAATGGGGACGAGGCGAAACAGTGGGTCGGCGGCCTGGACAAGCTCATCAGCAACATGCGCAGCCTCACCCGCCAGCAGAAGAGTGAGCA TTGGATCCTCAACTGCATGCGGAAAGCAGACAAGAATGAGGACAACAAGATGACCCTGAAGGAGCTGAAGCACTTCCTGAGGCAGGTCAACGTTGAAGTGGACGACACTTACGCAGCGGAGATTTTCAAG AAATGTGACAAGTCCAATTCAGGCTCCCTGGAGGGCTCGGAGATCAAGCACTTCTACGACCTGCTGACGCACCGGGAGGAGATAGATGTGATTTATGGGAATTACGCTCAAACAGAGGGTCAGATGAGCGCCAGGGACCTGTTGAACTTCCTGTTGAATGAGCAGAGGGAGCAGGTGTCCATGGAGGACGCTCTCAAGCTGATTGACAAGTACGAGGTGGACGGAGCAG CAAAGCAGAATAAGTGCCTGAGCATAGATGGCTTCCTGATGTACCTGCACCAGGAGGAGGGCTCCATCTTCAACCCGGCACACAAACAGGTGTATCAGGACATGCACCAGCCCCTCAACAATTACTACATCTCCTCGTCACACAACACATACCTGATGGAAGACCAGCTCAAAGGACCCAGCAGCACAGAAGCCTACATAAA AGCACTGATGAAGAGCTGCCGCTGTGTGGAGCTGGACTGTTGGGACGGGGCTAACGGCGAGCCTGTCATTTACCACGGATACACACTCACGTCCAAAGTGCTCTTCAGAGACGTCATCAAAGCCATCAACGACTTCGCCTTCAAA ACGTCTGACTACCCGGTGATCCTGTCCCTGGAGAACCACTGCAGCGTGGACCAACAGAAGCTCATGGCCCATCACTTGGTCTCCATCCTGGGTGAGGCTTTGGTCACAAAGCCTCTGGGCAACACCATGCCCACCAGCTTCCCCTCACCTGAG GAGCTGAGGGGCAAGTTCCTCATCAAGGGAAAGAGGTTGAACAAACTGGACGCCGCCCTCAACAATAACAGCACCATAGAAGAAGACACTGTGTCCGAGGAGGATGAGGCTGCAGATTGTAAGGAGAACGGACAAAAATCCAAATCAAAG AAATCAAAAATCAAACTTGCCAAAGCGCTCTCAGACATCGTCGTGTTCTGCAAGAGTGTCCACTTTAACGGCTTTGAACACGCCAAGGACAACCTGGCCTTCTACGAGATGTCGTCCTTCAAGGAGAACAAAGCTCTCAACCTGGCTGACAGTTCAG CGACCGCTTACATGCATCACAACACGGACAAACTCAGTAGGATCTACCCTGCGGGCTCCAGAACCGACTCCTCAAACTATAACCCGGTACCCATGTGGAACGTTGGCTGCCAGATAG TGGCGTTGAACTTCCAGACTCCCTCCAAGGAGATGCACATCAACCAGGGGCGGTTTCTGCCAAACGCTGCGTGTGGCTACTTCCTGAAACCTGAGTTTCAGAGAAGCCTGACGTCTCAGTTTGATCCCGGCACGCTTTCCAACGGGCCGTGGCTCAAGAGGAAGACCTTCCATGTGATG GTGATCTCAGCTCAGCAGTTACCTAAaatcaacaaagacaaacacaattcCATCGTCGACCCTCTGGTCAGAGTGGAGATCTACGGCGTCCCAGCAGACAACGCCAGCAAGGAGACGCACTACATTGAAAACAACG GGTTCAACCCAATGTGGAATGAGCGCTTTGAGTTTCACATCAACGTCCCGGAGCTGGCCATGCTGCGGTTTGTGGTGGAGGACTATGACTCAACGTCCCAGAATGATCTCGTCGGGCAGTACTGTCTACCGATCACCAGTGTACAGAGCG GATATCGCCACGTCCCCCTGCTCACCAAGAGAGGCGACGTCATCTGCTCCGCcggagtgtttgtgcatctCATGCTCGTGGACGACCAGTAG
- the plcd1a gene encoding 1-phosphatidylinositol 4,5-bisphosphate phosphodiesterase delta-1a isoform X1 — MSCLHKRPKRTKSEEQAFQEKVKKIAQENGKRLGLEGDEDLQFLLVGGELVKIRSKSWKKNRFFKLQEDCKTLWHESHKTFRRNQTFSIDDIESVRRGRQSEGLNKHTDPSAEELCFSIIFVGRKKNLDLMAGNGDEAKQWVGGLDKLISNMRSLTRQQKSEHWILNCMRKADKNEDNKMTLKELKHFLRQVNVEVDDTYAAEIFKKCDKSNSGSLEGSEIKHFYDLLTHREEIDVIYGNYAQTEGQMSARDLLNFLLNEQREQVSMEDALKLIDKYEVDGAAKQNKCLSIDGFLMYLHQEEGSIFNPAHKQVYQDMHQPLNNYYISSSHNTYLMEDQLKGPSSTEAYIKALMKSCRCVELDCWDGANGEPVIYHGYTLTSKVLFRDVIKAINDFAFKTSDYPVILSLENHCSVDQQKLMAHHLVSILGEALVTKPLGNTMPTSFPSPEELRGKFLIKGKRLNKLDAALNNNSTIEEDTVSEEDEAADCKENGQKSKSKKSKIKLAKALSDIVVFCKSVHFNGFEHAKDNLAFYEMSSFKENKALNLADSSATAYMHHNTDKLSRIYPAGSRTDSSNYNPVPMWNVGCQIVALNFQTPSKEMHINQGRFLPNAACGYFLKPEFQRSLTSQFDPGTLSNGPWLKRKTFHVMVISAQQLPKINKDKHNSIVDPLVRVEIYGVPADNASKETHYIENNGFNPMWNERFEFHINVPELAMLRFVVEDYDSTSQNDLVGQYCLPITSVQSGYRHVPLLTKRGDVICSAGVFVHLMLVDDQ, encoded by the exons ATGTCTTGTTTACATAAACGTCCGAAAAGGACGAAATCCGAAGAACAGGCTTTCCAGGAGAAGGTGAAAAAAATTGCGCAGGAGAATGGAAAACGACTAG GACTGGAGGGAGATGAAGATCTACAGTTCCTGCTGGTCGGCGGGGAACTGGTCAAGATTCGCTCAAAGTCCTGGAAGAAGAACCGCTTCTTCAAACTGCAGGAGGACTGCAAGACTTTGTGGCATGAGTCCCACAAAACATTCAGGCGAAACCAGACTT TCTCCATCGATGACATTGAGTCAGTGCGCAGAGGCCGTCAGTCTGAGGGGCTCAACAAACACACCGACCCCAGTGCAGAAGAGCTGTGCTTCTCCATCATCTTCGTGGGCCGCAAGAAAAATCTCGACCTGATGGCGGGCAATGGGGACGAGGCGAAACAGTGGGTCGGCGGCCTGGACAAGCTCATCAGCAACATGCGCAGCCTCACCCGCCAGCAGAAGAGTGAGCA TTGGATCCTCAACTGCATGCGGAAAGCAGACAAGAATGAGGACAACAAGATGACCCTGAAGGAGCTGAAGCACTTCCTGAGGCAGGTCAACGTTGAAGTGGACGACACTTACGCAGCGGAGATTTTCAAG AAATGTGACAAGTCCAATTCAGGCTCCCTGGAGGGCTCGGAGATCAAGCACTTCTACGACCTGCTGACGCACCGGGAGGAGATAGATGTGATTTATGGGAATTACGCTCAAACAGAGGGTCAGATGAGCGCCAGGGACCTGTTGAACTTCCTGTTGAATGAGCAGAGGGAGCAGGTGTCCATGGAGGACGCTCTCAAGCTGATTGACAAGTACGAGGTGGACGGAGCAG CAAAGCAGAATAAGTGCCTGAGCATAGATGGCTTCCTGATGTACCTGCACCAGGAGGAGGGCTCCATCTTCAACCCGGCACACAAACAGGTGTATCAGGACATGCACCAGCCCCTCAACAATTACTACATCTCCTCGTCACACAACACATACCTGATGGAAGACCAGCTCAAAGGACCCAGCAGCACAGAAGCCTACATAAA AGCACTGATGAAGAGCTGCCGCTGTGTGGAGCTGGACTGTTGGGACGGGGCTAACGGCGAGCCTGTCATTTACCACGGATACACACTCACGTCCAAAGTGCTCTTCAGAGACGTCATCAAAGCCATCAACGACTTCGCCTTCAAA ACGTCTGACTACCCGGTGATCCTGTCCCTGGAGAACCACTGCAGCGTGGACCAACAGAAGCTCATGGCCCATCACTTGGTCTCCATCCTGGGTGAGGCTTTGGTCACAAAGCCTCTGGGCAACACCATGCCCACCAGCTTCCCCTCACCTGAG GAGCTGAGGGGCAAGTTCCTCATCAAGGGAAAGAGGTTGAACAAACTGGACGCCGCCCTCAACAATAACAGCACCATAGAAGAAGACACTGTGTCCGAGGAGGATGAGGCTGCAGATTGTAAGGAGAACGGACAAAAATCCAAATCAAAG AAATCAAAAATCAAACTTGCCAAAGCGCTCTCAGACATCGTCGTGTTCTGCAAGAGTGTCCACTTTAACGGCTTTGAACACGCCAAGGACAACCTGGCCTTCTACGAGATGTCGTCCTTCAAGGAGAACAAAGCTCTCAACCTGGCTGACAGTTCAG CGACCGCTTACATGCATCACAACACGGACAAACTCAGTAGGATCTACCCTGCGGGCTCCAGAACCGACTCCTCAAACTATAACCCGGTACCCATGTGGAACGTTGGCTGCCAGATAG TGGCGTTGAACTTCCAGACTCCCTCCAAGGAGATGCACATCAACCAGGGGCGGTTTCTGCCAAACGCTGCGTGTGGCTACTTCCTGAAACCTGAGTTTCAGAGAAGCCTGACGTCTCAGTTTGATCCCGGCACGCTTTCCAACGGGCCGTGGCTCAAGAGGAAGACCTTCCATGTGATG GTGATCTCAGCTCAGCAGTTACCTAAaatcaacaaagacaaacacaattcCATCGTCGACCCTCTGGTCAGAGTGGAGATCTACGGCGTCCCAGCAGACAACGCCAGCAAGGAGACGCACTACATTGAAAACAACG GGTTCAACCCAATGTGGAATGAGCGCTTTGAGTTTCACATCAACGTCCCGGAGCTGGCCATGCTGCGGTTTGTGGTGGAGGACTATGACTCAACGTCCCAGAATGATCTCGTCGGGCAGTACTGTCTACCGATCACCAGTGTACAGAGCG GATATCGCCACGTCCCCCTGCTCACCAAGAGAGGCGACGTCATCTGCTCCGCcggagtgtttgtgcatctCATGCTCGTGGACGACCAGTAG
- the plcd1a gene encoding 1-phosphatidylinositol 4,5-bisphosphate phosphodiesterase delta-1a isoform X3: protein MAGNGDEAKQWVGGLDKLISNMRSLTRQQKSEHWILNCMRKADKNEDNKMTLKELKHFLRQVNVEVDDTYAAEIFKKCDKSNSGSLEGSEIKHFYDLLTHREEIDVIYGNYAQTEGQMSARDLLNFLLNEQREQVSMEDALKLIDKYEVDGAAKQNKCLSIDGFLMYLHQEEGSIFNPAHKQVYQDMHQPLNNYYISSSHNTYLMEDQLKGPSSTEAYIKALMKSCRCVELDCWDGANGEPVIYHGYTLTSKVLFRDVIKAINDFAFKTSDYPVILSLENHCSVDQQKLMAHHLVSILGEALVTKPLGNTMPTSFPSPEELRGKFLIKGKRLNKLDAALNNNSTIEEDTVSEEDEAADCKENGQKSKSKKSKIKLAKALSDIVVFCKSVHFNGFEHAKDNLAFYEMSSFKENKALNLADSSATAYMHHNTDKLSRIYPAGSRTDSSNYNPVPMWNVGCQIVALNFQTPSKEMHINQGRFLPNAACGYFLKPEFQRSLTSQFDPGTLSNGPWLKRKTFHVMVISAQQLPKINKDKHNSIVDPLVRVEIYGVPADNASKETHYIENNGFNPMWNERFEFHINVPELAMLRFVVEDYDSTSQNDLVGQYCLPITSVQSGYRHVPLLTKRGDVICSAGVFVHLMLVDDQ from the exons ATGGCGGGCAATGGGGACGAGGCGAAACAGTGGGTCGGCGGCCTGGACAAGCTCATCAGCAACATGCGCAGCCTCACCCGCCAGCAGAAGAGTGAGCA TTGGATCCTCAACTGCATGCGGAAAGCAGACAAGAATGAGGACAACAAGATGACCCTGAAGGAGCTGAAGCACTTCCTGAGGCAGGTCAACGTTGAAGTGGACGACACTTACGCAGCGGAGATTTTCAAG AAATGTGACAAGTCCAATTCAGGCTCCCTGGAGGGCTCGGAGATCAAGCACTTCTACGACCTGCTGACGCACCGGGAGGAGATAGATGTGATTTATGGGAATTACGCTCAAACAGAGGGTCAGATGAGCGCCAGGGACCTGTTGAACTTCCTGTTGAATGAGCAGAGGGAGCAGGTGTCCATGGAGGACGCTCTCAAGCTGATTGACAAGTACGAGGTGGACGGAGCAG CAAAGCAGAATAAGTGCCTGAGCATAGATGGCTTCCTGATGTACCTGCACCAGGAGGAGGGCTCCATCTTCAACCCGGCACACAAACAGGTGTATCAGGACATGCACCAGCCCCTCAACAATTACTACATCTCCTCGTCACACAACACATACCTGATGGAAGACCAGCTCAAAGGACCCAGCAGCACAGAAGCCTACATAAA AGCACTGATGAAGAGCTGCCGCTGTGTGGAGCTGGACTGTTGGGACGGGGCTAACGGCGAGCCTGTCATTTACCACGGATACACACTCACGTCCAAAGTGCTCTTCAGAGACGTCATCAAAGCCATCAACGACTTCGCCTTCAAA ACGTCTGACTACCCGGTGATCCTGTCCCTGGAGAACCACTGCAGCGTGGACCAACAGAAGCTCATGGCCCATCACTTGGTCTCCATCCTGGGTGAGGCTTTGGTCACAAAGCCTCTGGGCAACACCATGCCCACCAGCTTCCCCTCACCTGAG GAGCTGAGGGGCAAGTTCCTCATCAAGGGAAAGAGGTTGAACAAACTGGACGCCGCCCTCAACAATAACAGCACCATAGAAGAAGACACTGTGTCCGAGGAGGATGAGGCTGCAGATTGTAAGGAGAACGGACAAAAATCCAAATCAAAG AAATCAAAAATCAAACTTGCCAAAGCGCTCTCAGACATCGTCGTGTTCTGCAAGAGTGTCCACTTTAACGGCTTTGAACACGCCAAGGACAACCTGGCCTTCTACGAGATGTCGTCCTTCAAGGAGAACAAAGCTCTCAACCTGGCTGACAGTTCAG CGACCGCTTACATGCATCACAACACGGACAAACTCAGTAGGATCTACCCTGCGGGCTCCAGAACCGACTCCTCAAACTATAACCCGGTACCCATGTGGAACGTTGGCTGCCAGATAG TGGCGTTGAACTTCCAGACTCCCTCCAAGGAGATGCACATCAACCAGGGGCGGTTTCTGCCAAACGCTGCGTGTGGCTACTTCCTGAAACCTGAGTTTCAGAGAAGCCTGACGTCTCAGTTTGATCCCGGCACGCTTTCCAACGGGCCGTGGCTCAAGAGGAAGACCTTCCATGTGATG GTGATCTCAGCTCAGCAGTTACCTAAaatcaacaaagacaaacacaattcCATCGTCGACCCTCTGGTCAGAGTGGAGATCTACGGCGTCCCAGCAGACAACGCCAGCAAGGAGACGCACTACATTGAAAACAACG GGTTCAACCCAATGTGGAATGAGCGCTTTGAGTTTCACATCAACGTCCCGGAGCTGGCCATGCTGCGGTTTGTGGTGGAGGACTATGACTCAACGTCCCAGAATGATCTCGTCGGGCAGTACTGTCTACCGATCACCAGTGTACAGAGCG GATATCGCCACGTCCCCCTGCTCACCAAGAGAGGCGACGTCATCTGCTCCGCcggagtgtttgtgcatctCATGCTCGTGGACGACCAGTAG